In Variovorax paradoxus, a single genomic region encodes these proteins:
- a CDS encoding GH36-type glycosyl hydrolase domain-containing protein has translation MSAAAVVDRLEGLSHYARTLLLGPHDPVALPIRAELFGVQRFEQHGRSLAQAQPVQDEHHHARQGAPFFPRVDENLASLRSAFDYIALTSLSGRYVSPAAEWLLDNFHLVEAQLQQIHDGVPRSYYARLPKLATPPLAGLPRVYGIAWAYVAHTDSVLNKTLFTAFLNAYQDVDELTLGELWALPTTLRVVLLENLRRMAESIAENKVAREIAHAAWDAAAKLSTQDLDVLYRALQSHGLQDNYLTQLWQRLPVERSEDMPPLVRWTEQHCPNGPALIGEAQNAQAAANLTVGNIITTLRMIGQVEWSDLIEPVSRSLRVLRELPSFANESEITRQQITHAMEQVARGTERPEREVAQAVVRLAAAAPAEDAGAETDRADGTAGYYLFGQGRPALIAALQADSPTGRATRTAGMGQARSHRGWRLPVYVGSVALGTALLLTAVVHGLPHRGDWTTVLALVLLAWPLSEALIALAQRIMAESVRVQALPRLDFASGIPERHRALVVIPTLLSSTANNAQLAHRLELHWLSNREDHAQFALLTDWADAAQATLPTDAPLLDDALQRIAALNAKYPSADGAAPRFLLLHRPRTWSDTEQRWMGWERKRGKLEMLVRLLATGDASGFLPLAPGQQLAVGRTPYVLTLDSDTGLPPGALRDLVSIAAHPLNTPEVDGGSRRVVAGFGILQPRIVTPFPTRNERSPYHWMFAGQCGLDPYGSGASDIYQDVFGSGSFTGKGLLNVRALHATLDRRLPDGAVLSHDLLEGTVARCAMVSDVVLVEDHPHHAGVAASRVHRWVRGDWQLLPLMWRARRFGIDALGLWKMGDNLRRSLVVPASFALLALVIFTQAMPLGWALAAVASALTLGPLLGALAGLVPTRRAIELRHFFDVGAVELLRSMAGAAWQFVQLAAQTRLLLDAWFRATWRLVVSRRHLLEWTTAAQAQAQASQQLAPFLRNAAASSVLCLALAVAAHWSAYPVLGPLLFLLWALAPVAAWWSSRVEPKAADPLSAERRSYLDKLAHDTWRFFEHVVGPEDNHLPPDNLQLEPQPTIAHRTSPTNIGMYLLAACCAREFRWIDTAALLARLTATLDTVDRLQKHDGHLFNWYDTQTLAPLPPDYVSSVDSGNFAGHLVAVAQACRAFAAEGGHPQEAPALEALARRCDALHDGMDFSGLYDAKRHLFHIGLRVEENVLDASYYDLLASESRLLSFLAIAKGDVPRRHWMALGRPFLLVGFQPSLKSWSGSMFEYVMPALVMTEPEDGLLQVANAAAVAEQQAFGRAQGLPWGVSESAYFGQDHSLAYQYSPFGVPRLALRRTPPADRVVAPYASVMAAPFTPEAAVVNLELLESLGARGEFGFHDAVDFTASRQTEGQDFTVVRNFMAHHQGMSLVALCNVLCADAPRRWFGSAALVQAHESLLHERTPRQIIGSADPRTPPEPGQAELAPLFQPRVVDPMAPGFQPTHLLSNGRYTVALRANGAGVSRWHAFNVTRWRDDPLRDSYGTFFYVRDEGQQALTSLTALPAPGEGWRYRARFLADQVQFDATGPGLQVRTTVLISPEDDTELRNITLHNGGDQTRTLELLSYFEPVLSNPKADEAHPAFANLFVESRWEPAWRALLMSRKPRLHGDAVAAAAHFLASADAHVLSIDCMTDRRAFIGRNRTLADPALDAQPLAPNGQQVNGLDPIACLRVRLSLAPGATARLSFATAAGESIEALMPGIDRYMQPMHVERATRMAATLAQVRLRDLSIAPAQNVALQDLTTILTYTTPRVMSDRGLIDLRQIWRFGISGDKPIVLVHIHSMIGMGLINTLLRAQPWWGFGGVACDLVVLNSEPNSYLMPLQREIEALRSRVTQQTQNSFPRNDTAGFYLLRDQDVVPSEKAALSSLARVVFTAEGRPLEVQVAALHEARNDTTPGTDDAAAPRGVPLLSHATATQATGAPTGDFDAETGEFHFEVGAGRHTPRPWVNVIANANFGFQVSEWGTGFTWAGNSRMHQVTPWSNDPVQDPAFEHYLLQDVATREMLPLTPAGGSAGQAVHHVRHGQGYTVFECRQGELAIETTFFADRDDAVKLVHVRMRNEGAGQRRLRALAMVEWQMGAARGERRTVHCWKPEDQPAVFGEQRESSAGFGGSAAFLLLAGLPGATQWTCDRSEFFAGRGIVEVPDTLAQRAGSGLDACAAISGEFVVAAGEMASFSFVLGHADNADAALGLARRWRQRDVPEALAQVHAFWDELLGRLQVRTPDPLFDALVNRWLVYQTLACRLWSKAGFYQAGGAFGFRDQLQDAMAFALTDPARLREQILLNAARQFPEGDVQHWWHMPGGAGVRTHFSDDLLWLPYASAHYVEVTGDASLLDRTAGFIEGPAIPDGAEDAYYAPQRSGQTATVFEHGARAIDRSLKTGMHGLPLMGTGDWNDGMNRVGNEGRGESVWLAWFLCRVVEQFAPIAQARGEHERAARWTAARTGWIAALHAAGWDGAWFRRAFFDNGAPLGSSANDECRIDLIAQAWSVLSGASDAAHTGPAMASVKKLLHDEPAGLLRLLAPPFANSTNNPGYIQAYPPGVRENGGQYSHGAVWALMAQALQGDHEAAWQSFEGLSPAHRAQHPERGPVYELEPYVMAGDIYGAAPYIGRGGWSWYTGSAAWLHRAAVETLLGLSVKGSRLSLAPHVPAHWPGFEIALRLGARTLTLQWGELPGAAAPTQHLAAGEWIDWQALPAGAVLRVA, from the coding sequence TTGAGCGCCGCAGCCGTTGTCGACCGCCTCGAGGGGCTCAGTCACTACGCCCGGACCCTTTTGCTGGGTCCGCACGACCCGGTAGCGCTTCCGATCCGCGCCGAACTCTTCGGTGTCCAACGCTTCGAGCAGCACGGCCGCAGCCTGGCCCAGGCACAGCCGGTGCAAGACGAGCACCACCACGCGCGCCAGGGAGCGCCCTTTTTTCCGCGCGTGGACGAGAACCTGGCCTCGCTGCGCAGTGCCTTCGACTACATCGCGCTGACCTCGCTCAGCGGTCGCTATGTGTCGCCTGCGGCCGAGTGGCTGCTCGACAACTTCCATCTGGTCGAGGCGCAGCTCCAGCAGATCCATGACGGCGTGCCGCGCAGCTACTACGCGCGGCTTCCCAAGCTCGCCACGCCGCCGCTCGCGGGCCTGCCGCGCGTGTACGGCATTGCCTGGGCCTATGTGGCGCACACCGACAGCGTGCTCAACAAGACGCTCTTCACCGCCTTTCTGAACGCCTACCAGGACGTCGACGAACTCACGCTGGGCGAGCTGTGGGCGCTGCCCACCACCCTGCGCGTGGTACTGCTGGAGAACCTGCGGCGCATGGCCGAGAGCATTGCCGAGAACAAGGTCGCGCGAGAAATCGCGCATGCCGCCTGGGACGCCGCCGCCAAGCTCTCCACGCAAGACCTCGACGTGCTCTACCGCGCGCTGCAGAGCCACGGCCTGCAGGACAACTACCTCACGCAACTGTGGCAGCGCCTGCCGGTGGAGCGCAGCGAAGACATGCCCCCACTGGTGCGCTGGACCGAGCAGCACTGCCCCAACGGCCCGGCGCTGATCGGCGAAGCGCAGAACGCGCAGGCCGCCGCCAACCTCACGGTCGGCAACATCATCACCACGCTGCGCATGATCGGCCAGGTCGAATGGAGCGACCTGATCGAACCGGTAAGCCGTTCGCTGCGCGTGCTGCGCGAGTTGCCGAGCTTCGCGAACGAAAGCGAAATCACGCGCCAGCAGATCACGCATGCGATGGAACAGGTGGCGCGCGGCACCGAGCGGCCCGAGCGCGAAGTGGCGCAGGCCGTGGTGCGGCTGGCCGCCGCCGCGCCGGCCGAGGACGCCGGGGCCGAGACCGACCGGGCCGACGGCACGGCGGGCTACTACCTCTTCGGCCAGGGCCGCCCCGCGTTGATTGCCGCGCTGCAGGCCGACAGCCCCACGGGCCGTGCCACGCGCACCGCGGGCATGGGCCAGGCACGCAGCCATCGCGGCTGGCGCCTGCCCGTGTACGTGGGCTCGGTGGCGCTCGGCACCGCGTTGCTGCTGACGGCCGTGGTGCACGGCCTGCCGCATCGCGGAGACTGGACCACGGTACTCGCGCTGGTCTTGCTGGCATGGCCATTGTCCGAGGCGCTGATCGCGCTGGCCCAGCGCATCATGGCGGAGTCGGTGCGCGTGCAGGCCCTGCCGCGCCTGGACTTTGCCAGCGGCATTCCCGAGCGGCACCGCGCCCTCGTCGTCATTCCCACCTTGCTGAGTTCGACAGCGAACAACGCGCAACTCGCGCACCGCCTCGAACTGCATTGGCTGTCCAACCGCGAAGACCACGCGCAGTTCGCGCTGCTGACCGACTGGGCCGATGCCGCGCAAGCCACGCTGCCCACCGACGCACCGCTGCTCGACGACGCACTGCAGCGCATCGCCGCGCTCAACGCCAAGTACCCGTCGGCCGATGGCGCCGCACCGCGTTTTCTGCTGCTGCACCGCCCACGCACCTGGAGCGACACGGAGCAGCGCTGGATGGGCTGGGAGCGCAAGCGCGGCAAGCTCGAAATGCTGGTGCGCCTGCTCGCGACCGGCGACGCCAGCGGCTTCCTGCCACTCGCGCCGGGCCAGCAACTCGCCGTGGGCCGCACGCCCTACGTGCTCACGCTCGACAGCGACACCGGGCTGCCGCCCGGCGCGCTGCGCGACCTGGTGTCGATCGCGGCCCATCCGCTCAACACGCCCGAGGTCGATGGAGGCAGCCGGCGCGTGGTGGCGGGCTTCGGCATCCTGCAGCCGCGCATCGTGACGCCGTTCCCGACACGCAACGAGCGCTCGCCGTACCACTGGATGTTCGCGGGCCAGTGCGGCCTCGACCCCTACGGCAGCGGCGCATCGGACATCTACCAGGACGTGTTCGGCAGCGGCTCCTTCACCGGCAAGGGCCTGCTCAACGTGCGCGCCCTGCACGCCACGCTAGACCGCCGCCTGCCCGACGGCGCGGTGCTCAGCCACGACCTGCTCGAAGGCACGGTCGCGCGCTGCGCGATGGTGAGCGACGTGGTGCTTGTCGAGGACCATCCGCACCATGCCGGCGTTGCGGCATCGCGCGTGCACCGCTGGGTGCGCGGCGACTGGCAACTGCTGCCGCTGATGTGGCGCGCGCGCCGCTTCGGCATCGACGCGCTGGGCCTGTGGAAGATGGGCGACAACCTGCGCCGCTCGCTGGTCGTGCCCGCCTCCTTCGCGCTGCTGGCGCTGGTCATCTTCACGCAGGCCATGCCGCTGGGCTGGGCGCTGGCCGCGGTGGCCTCGGCGCTCACGCTAGGCCCGCTGCTCGGCGCGCTGGCCGGGCTGGTGCCCACGCGCCGCGCCATCGAGCTGCGGCACTTCTTCGACGTGGGCGCGGTCGAGCTGCTGCGTTCGATGGCGGGTGCCGCATGGCAGTTCGTGCAATTGGCGGCGCAGACGCGCCTGCTGCTCGACGCCTGGTTCCGCGCGACGTGGCGGCTGGTCGTGAGCCGGCGGCACTTGCTCGAATGGACCACGGCGGCGCAGGCCCAGGCACAGGCGAGCCAGCAACTGGCGCCGTTCCTGCGCAATGCGGCCGCAAGCAGCGTGCTGTGCCTCGCGCTCGCGGTGGCGGCGCACTGGAGCGCCTACCCGGTGCTCGGGCCCCTGCTGTTCCTGCTGTGGGCGCTCGCGCCGGTCGCGGCCTGGTGGAGCAGCCGCGTCGAGCCCAAGGCAGCCGACCCGCTCAGCGCCGAAAGGCGCAGCTACCTCGACAAGCTTGCGCACGACACCTGGCGCTTCTTCGAGCATGTGGTCGGCCCGGAAGACAACCATCTGCCGCCCGACAACCTGCAGCTGGAGCCGCAGCCCACCATTGCGCACCGCACTTCGCCGACCAACATCGGCATGTACCTGCTGGCCGCCTGCTGCGCGCGCGAGTTCCGCTGGATCGACACCGCCGCGCTGCTGGCACGCCTGACGGCCACGCTGGACACCGTCGACCGCCTACAGAAGCACGACGGCCACCTCTTCAACTGGTACGACACGCAGACACTCGCCCCGCTGCCGCCCGACTATGTGTCCAGCGTGGACAGCGGCAACTTCGCGGGCCACCTCGTGGCCGTGGCTCAGGCCTGCCGCGCGTTCGCGGCCGAAGGCGGCCATCCGCAAGAAGCGCCGGCGCTCGAGGCACTGGCCCGGCGCTGCGACGCCCTGCACGACGGCATGGACTTCAGCGGCCTCTACGACGCCAAGCGCCACCTGTTCCACATCGGCCTGCGCGTGGAAGAGAACGTGCTCGACGCCAGCTACTACGACCTGCTGGCCTCGGAGTCGCGGCTGCTGAGCTTCCTGGCGATCGCCAAGGGCGACGTGCCGCGCCGCCACTGGATGGCGCTCGGCCGGCCCTTTCTGCTGGTGGGCTTCCAGCCCAGCCTGAAGTCGTGGTCGGGCTCGATGTTCGAGTACGTCATGCCCGCGCTGGTGATGACCGAGCCTGAAGACGGCCTGCTGCAGGTGGCCAACGCCGCCGCCGTGGCCGAGCAGCAGGCCTTCGGCCGCGCGCAAGGCCTGCCGTGGGGCGTTTCGGAGTCGGCCTATTTCGGGCAGGACCATTCGCTGGCCTACCAGTACTCGCCCTTCGGCGTGCCGCGCCTCGCGCTGCGGCGCACGCCGCCGGCAGACCGCGTGGTGGCGCCCTATGCCAGCGTCATGGCGGCGCCGTTCACGCCGGAGGCCGCGGTGGTCAACCTGGAGCTGCTCGAATCGCTCGGCGCGCGCGGCGAGTTCGGCTTTCACGACGCCGTCGACTTCACCGCCTCGCGCCAGACCGAGGGCCAGGACTTCACCGTGGTGCGCAACTTCATGGCGCACCACCAGGGCATGTCGCTGGTGGCGCTGTGCAATGTGCTGTGCGCCGATGCGCCGCGCCGCTGGTTCGGCAGCGCCGCGCTGGTGCAGGCGCACGAGTCGCTGCTGCACGAGCGCACGCCGCGCCAGATCATCGGCAGCGCCGACCCGCGCACGCCGCCCGAGCCCGGCCAGGCCGAGCTGGCGCCGCTGTTCCAGCCCCGCGTGGTCGACCCGATGGCGCCGGGCTTCCAGCCCACGCACCTGCTGTCGAACGGCCGCTACACCGTGGCACTGCGCGCCAACGGCGCCGGGGTGAGCCGCTGGCACGCGTTCAACGTCACGCGCTGGCGTGACGACCCGTTGCGCGACAGCTACGGCACCTTCTTCTATGTGCGCGACGAAGGGCAGCAGGCGCTGACCTCCCTCACCGCCCTGCCCGCGCCCGGCGAAGGCTGGCGCTACCGCGCGCGCTTCCTGGCCGACCAGGTGCAGTTCGATGCCACCGGCCCCGGCCTGCAGGTACGCACCACCGTGCTCATCAGCCCGGAGGACGACACCGAGCTGCGCAACATCACGCTGCACAACGGCGGCGACCAGACGCGCACCCTCGAGCTGCTGTCGTACTTCGAGCCGGTGCTGTCGAACCCCAAGGCCGACGAGGCGCACCCGGCCTTCGCCAACCTGTTCGTGGAGTCGCGCTGGGAGCCCGCGTGGCGCGCGCTGCTGATGTCGCGCAAGCCGCGCCTGCACGGCGACGCGGTGGCGGCCGCCGCGCATTTCCTGGCCTCGGCGGACGCCCATGTGCTGTCCATCGACTGCATGACCGACCGGCGCGCCTTCATCGGCCGCAACCGCACGCTGGCCGACCCGGCGCTCGACGCGCAGCCGCTCGCGCCCAACGGCCAGCAGGTGAACGGCCTGGACCCCATCGCCTGCCTGCGCGTGCGCCTGTCGCTCGCGCCGGGCGCCACCGCGCGCCTGAGCTTCGCCACCGCCGCCGGCGAGAGCATCGAGGCGCTGATGCCCGGCATCGACCGCTACATGCAGCCAATGCACGTGGAGCGCGCCACCCGCATGGCCGCCACGCTGGCGCAGGTGCGGCTGCGCGACCTGAGCATCGCGCCCGCGCAGAACGTGGCGCTGCAGGACCTGACGACCATCCTCACCTACACCACGCCGCGCGTCATGAGCGACCGCGGGCTGATCGACCTGCGGCAGATCTGGCGCTTCGGCATCTCGGGCGACAAGCCCATCGTGCTGGTGCACATCCACTCGATGATCGGCATGGGCCTGATCAACACGCTGCTGCGCGCGCAGCCGTGGTGGGGCTTCGGCGGCGTGGCCTGCGACCTGGTGGTGCTCAACAGCGAGCCCAACTCGTACCTCATGCCGCTGCAGCGAGAGATCGAGGCCCTGCGCTCGCGCGTGACGCAGCAGACGCAGAACAGCTTTCCGCGCAACGACACCGCGGGCTTCTACCTGCTGCGCGACCAGGACGTGGTGCCGTCGGAAAAAGCCGCGCTCTCCAGCCTGGCGCGGGTGGTGTTCACCGCCGAGGGGCGCCCGCTCGAAGTGCAGGTGGCGGCGCTGCACGAAGCACGCAACGACACGACGCCGGGCACCGACGATGCGGCCGCGCCGCGCGGCGTGCCGCTGCTGTCGCACGCCACGGCGACGCAAGCCACCGGCGCGCCCACGGGCGACTTCGACGCGGAAACGGGCGAGTTCCACTTCGAGGTCGGCGCGGGCCGGCATACGCCGCGCCCCTGGGTCAATGTCATTGCCAACGCGAACTTCGGCTTCCAGGTGTCCGAGTGGGGCACCGGCTTCACCTGGGCCGGCAACAGCCGCATGCACCAGGTCACGCCGTGGTCGAACGACCCGGTGCAGGACCCGGCCTTCGAGCACTACCTGCTGCAGGATGTGGCAACGCGCGAGATGCTGCCTCTCACGCCCGCCGGCGGCAGCGCCGGCCAGGCCGTGCACCATGTGCGGCACGGCCAGGGCTATACCGTGTTCGAGTGCCGCCAGGGCGAGCTCGCGATCGAAACCACCTTCTTCGCGGACCGCGACGACGCGGTCAAGCTGGTGCATGTGCGCATGCGCAACGAAGGCGCCGGCCAGCGCCGGCTGCGCGCGCTGGCGATGGTCGAGTGGCAGATGGGCGCGGCGCGCGGCGAGCGCCGCACCGTGCATTGCTGGAAGCCCGAGGACCAGCCGGCCGTGTTCGGCGAGCAGCGCGAGTCGAGCGCGGGCTTCGGCGGCAGCGCGGCATTCCTGCTGCTCGCGGGCCTGCCGGGCGCCACGCAATGGACCTGCGACCGCAGCGAGTTCTTCGCCGGGCGCGGCATCGTCGAAGTGCCCGACACGCTGGCCCAGCGCGCGGGCAGCGGGCTCGACGCATGCGCGGCCATCAGCGGCGAATTCGTGGTGGCGGCGGGCGAGATGGCGAGCTTCAGCTTCGTGCTGGGCCATGCCGACAACGCCGATGCCGCGCTCGGCCTCGCGCGCCGCTGGCGCCAGCGCGACGTGCCCGAGGCACTGGCACAGGTGCACGCCTTCTGGGACGAGCTGCTCGGCCGCCTGCAGGTGCGCACGCCCGATCCGCTGTTCGACGCGCTGGTCAACCGCTGGCTCGTGTACCAGACGCTGGCCTGTCGGCTCTGGTCCAAGGCGGGCTTCTACCAGGCGGGCGGCGCCTTCGGTTTCCGCGACCAACTGCAGGACGCGATGGCCTTCGCCCTCACCGATCCGGCGCGGCTGCGCGAGCAGATCCTGCTGAACGCGGCGCGGCAGTTCCCCGAAGGCGACGTGCAGCACTGGTGGCACATGCCCGGCGGCGCCGGCGTGCGCACGCATTTCTCCGACGACCTGCTGTGGCTGCCCTATGCATCGGCGCACTATGTCGAAGTGACGGGCGATGCTTCGCTGCTCGACCGGACGGCCGGCTTCATCGAAGGCCCCGCCATTCCCGACGGCGCCGAAGACGCCTACTACGCCCCGCAGCGCAGCGGCCAGACCGCGACCGTGTTCGAGCACGGCGCGCGCGCCATCGACCGCAGCCTGAAGACCGGCATGCACGGCCTGCCGCTGATGGGCACCGGCGACTGGAACGACGGCATGAACCGCGTGGGCAACGAGGGGCGCGGCGAATCGGTGTGGCTCGCGTGGTTCCTGTGCCGCGTGGTCGAGCAGTTCGCGCCCATCGCCCAGGCCCGCGGCGAGCACGAGCGCGCCGCGCGCTGGACCGCGGCGCGCACCGGCTGGATCGCCGCGCTGCATGCCGCGGGCTGGGACGGCGCATGGTTTCGCCGCGCGTTCTTCGACAACGGCGCGCCGCTGGGCTCGTCGGCCAACGACGAATGCCGCATCGACCTGATCGCGCAGGCGTGGTCGGTGCTCTCGGGCGCCTCGGACGCAGCCCACACCGGTCCGGCGATGGCGTCGGTGAAGAAGCTGCTGCACGACGAACCGGCCGGCCTGCTGCGGCTGCTGGCGCCGCCCTTCGCCAATTCGACCAACAACCCCGGCTACATCCAGGCCTACCCGCCGGGCGTGCGCGAGAACGGCGGCCAGTATTCGCACGGCGCGGTATGGGCGCTGATGGCGCAGGCGCTGCAGGGCGACCACGAGGCAGCGTGGCAGAGCTTCGAAGGCCTGAGCCCGGCCCACCGCGCGCAGCATCCCGAGCGCGGACCGGTCTACGAACTGGAGCCCTACGTGATGGCGGGCGACATCTACGGCGCCGCGCCGTACATCGGCCGTGGCGGCTGGAGCTGGTACACCGGCTCGGCCGCATGGCTGCACCGCGCGGCGGTCGAGACGCTGCTGGGCCTGAGCGTGAAGGGCAGCCGGCTTTCGCTCGCGCCGCACGTGCCGGCGCACTGGCCGGGCTTCGAGATCGCACTGCGACTCGGGGCACGCACGCTCACGCTGCAATGGGGCGAGTTGCCGGGCGCCGCCGCGCCCACGCAGCATCTGGCGGCGGGCGAATGGATCGACTGGCAGGCGCTGCCGGCCGGTGCGGTGCTGCGGGTCGCGTGA
- the ppc gene encoding phosphoenolpyruvate carboxylase, which yields MKASKTTAPPKRRQAEDQPLIDDIRLLGRILGDVIREQEGEETYALVEKVRTLSVAFRRDADHAADRALKNLLKGLSAAETVRVIRAFTYFSHLANLAEDRHQIRRRTEAERAGESAEGDLQTALARIRKAGVKPDEIVASLAHSYVSPVLTAHPTEVQRKSILDAERAIALLLTTRDEIKLRQSAYAGGKDALSPLEFAENETQMRIRVTQIWQTRLLRFSKLTVADEIENALSYYEATFLREIPRVYADLENALAQGGHAPSVAPFLRMGQWIGGDRDGNPNVTAETLNYALSRQSELALRHYLTEVHYLGGELSLSATLVDVTVEMQALAERSPDTSEHRKDEPYRRALTGVYARLAATLRELTGGEAARHAVAPQNPYATAEEFLADLRTVEESLDEKHGSVLAAPRLRPLIRAVEVFGFHLATVDLRQSSDKHEAVIAELLATARIEPSYASLAEEAKQTLLLKLLDDARPLRVPDADYSPLAKSELAIFAAARAARARYGAAAIRHYIISHTETVSDLLEALLLQKEVGLLRGAMNSNATCDLIVVPLFETIEDLRNAAPIVRAFYALPNIQALIERSGAEQDVMLGYSDSNKDGGIFTSNWELYRAGIALVALFDELNKKKTNPIRLRMFHGRGGTVGRGGGPSYQAILAQPPGTVRGQIRLTEQGEVIGSKYANREIGRRNLETLVAATLEATLLPQGKSAPAAFLSAAGELSAASMAAYRKLVYETPGFGEYFFSATPIREIAELNIGSRPASRNPSHKIDDLRAVPWSFSWGQCRLTIPGWFGFGSGVEQFLAAAGNAAGKKERQALLQRMYEQWPFFRTLLSNMDMVLAKSDLALASRYAELVTDRKLRQKVFSMIDAEWHRTSDALTLITGARQRLEGNAEMQRSVRHRFPYIDPLHHLQVELMRRYRAGDGGERLQRGIHISINGVAAGLRNTG from the coding sequence ATGAAAGCCAGCAAGACAACTGCTCCTCCCAAGCGCCGCCAGGCCGAAGACCAGCCGCTGATCGACGATATCCGACTGTTGGGCCGCATCCTCGGCGACGTGATCCGGGAGCAGGAAGGCGAAGAAACCTATGCGCTCGTCGAGAAGGTGCGCACGCTGTCGGTGGCGTTCCGCCGCGATGCCGACCATGCCGCCGACCGCGCGCTGAAGAACCTGCTCAAGGGCCTGAGCGCCGCGGAAACCGTGCGCGTCATTCGCGCCTTCACCTACTTCAGCCACCTGGCCAACCTGGCGGAGGACCGCCACCAGATCCGCCGCCGCACCGAGGCCGAGCGCGCCGGCGAAAGCGCCGAAGGCGATCTGCAGACTGCGCTGGCCCGCATCCGCAAGGCCGGCGTGAAGCCCGACGAAATCGTCGCCTCGCTGGCCCACAGCTATGTGTCGCCGGTGCTCACCGCGCACCCGACCGAAGTGCAGCGCAAGAGCATTCTCGACGCCGAGCGCGCCATCGCGCTGCTGCTGACCACGCGCGACGAGATCAAGCTGCGCCAGAGCGCCTACGCCGGCGGCAAGGACGCTCTCTCGCCACTCGAATTCGCGGAGAACGAAACGCAGATGCGCATCCGCGTCACGCAGATCTGGCAGACGCGGCTGCTGCGCTTTTCCAAGCTCACCGTGGCCGACGAGATCGAGAACGCGCTGAGCTACTACGAAGCCACCTTCCTGCGCGAGATCCCGCGCGTGTATGCCGACCTCGAGAACGCGCTGGCGCAAGGCGGCCATGCCCCGTCGGTCGCGCCCTTCCTGCGCATGGGCCAGTGGATCGGCGGCGACCGCGACGGCAACCCCAACGTCACGGCCGAGACGCTCAACTACGCGCTCAGCCGCCAGAGCGAACTGGCGCTGCGCCACTACCTCACCGAAGTGCACTACCTGGGCGGCGAGCTTTCCCTGTCGGCCACGCTGGTCGACGTGACGGTCGAGATGCAGGCGCTGGCCGAGCGCTCGCCCGACACCAGCGAGCACCGCAAGGACGAGCCCTATCGCCGCGCCCTCACCGGCGTCTACGCGCGACTGGCGGCCACGCTGCGCGAGCTCACGGGCGGCGAGGCCGCGCGCCACGCGGTCGCGCCGCAGAACCCGTACGCCACGGCCGAAGAGTTCCTGGCCGACCTGCGCACCGTCGAGGAATCGCTCGACGAAAAGCACGGCAGCGTGCTCGCGGCGCCGCGCCTGCGTCCGCTGATCCGCGCGGTGGAGGTGTTCGGCTTCCACCTGGCCACGGTCGACCTGCGCCAGAGCTCCGACAAGCACGAAGCCGTGATCGCCGAGCTGCTGGCCACCGCGCGCATCGAGCCTTCGTATGCCTCGCTGGCCGAAGAGGCCAAGCAGACGCTTCTGCTCAAGCTGCTCGACGACGCCCGCCCGCTGCGCGTGCCCGACGCCGACTACTCGCCGCTCGCGAAGAGCGAGTTGGCCATCTTCGCCGCCGCCCGTGCCGCGCGTGCGCGCTACGGCGCGGCGGCCATCCGCCACTACATCATCAGCCACACCGAAACGGTGAGCGACCTGCTCGAGGCGCTGCTGCTGCAAAAAGAAGTGGGCCTGCTGCGCGGCGCGATGAACAGCAACGCGACCTGCGACCTGATCGTGGTGCCGCTGTTCGAGACCATCGAAGACCTGCGCAATGCAGCGCCCATCGTGCGTGCCTTCTACGCACTGCCGAACATCCAGGCACTGATCGAACGCTCCGGCGCCGAACAGGACGTGATGCTCGGCTACTCCGACAGCAACAAGGACGGCGGCATCTTCACCAGCAACTGGGAGCTGTACCGCGCCGGCATCGCGCTGGTGGCGCTGTTCGACGAACTCAACAAGAAGAAGACCAACCCGATCCGCCTGCGCATGTTCCATGGCCGTGGCGGCACAGTGGGACGCGGCGGCGGCCCGAGCTACCAGGCCATCCTGGCGCAGCCGCCCGGCACGGTGCGCGGCCAGATCCGCCTGACCGAGCAGGGCGAAGTCATCGGCTCGAAGTACGCCAACCGCGAGATCGGCCGGCGCAACCTCGAGACGCTGGTGGCCGCCACGCTGGAGGCCACCCTGCTGCCGCAGGGCAAGTCGGCGCCTGCCGCTTTCCTTTCGGCGGCCGGCGAGCTATCGGCCGCGAGCATGGCCGCGTACCGCAAGCTGGTCTACGAGACACCGGGCTTCGGCGAATACTTCTTCAGCGCCACGCCCATTCGCGAGATCGCCGAGCTCAACATCGGCTCGCGCCCCGCTTCGCGCAACCCGAGCCACAAGATCGACGACCTGCGCGCGGTGCCGTGGAGCTTCAGCTGGGGCCAGTGCCGCCTGACGATTCCGGGCTGGTTCGGCTTCGGCTCGGGCGTCGAGCAGTTCCTGGCCGCGGCCGGCAACGCCGCGGGCAAGAAGGAGCGCCAGGCGCTGCTGCAGCGCATGTACGAGCAATGGCCGTTCTTCCGCACGCTGCTGTCGAACATGGACATGGTGCTGGCCAAGAGCGACCTCGCGCTGGCCTCGCGCTATGCCGAGCTGGTGACCGACCGCAAGCTGCGCCAGAAGGTGTTCTCGATGATCGATGCCGAATGGCATCGCACGTCAGACGCGCTCACGCTCATCACCGGCGCCAGGCAACGGCTCGAAGGCAATGCGGAAATGCAGCGCTCGGTGCGCCACCGCTTCCCGTACATCGACCCGCTGCATCACCTGCAGGTCGAACTGATGCGCCGCTACCGCGCGGGCGACGGCGGCGAGCGGCTGCAGCGCGGCATCCACATCTCGATCAACGGAGTGGCCGCGGGGCTGCGCAACACGGGTTGA